From the Candidatus Peribacteria bacterium genome, one window contains:
- the secF gene encoding protein translocase subunit SecF, translating to MSFIKLSRFFLPLSGLLVLASIVVFIYPGPNVSIEFTGGTLMEIGLPEGKTQQDLETAIRSFQVEGESLDAHFSRTKTGTWFVKTETLTNEQHTELLTHVESAIGDVQELQYTTIGPTVGANLKQRAFWALLIASLAIMAFVAFSFRAVPRSLNPWTFGLATILALMHDIIILLGVFTVLSYVTTFQVDTLFVTALLSIMGHSVSDTIVIFDRIRETLTGSDKHAKLADVADKALWACISRTFNTGFGLLIMLFALFIFGSESIRWFMLALIIGSIVGMYSSYFVATPILVFLRKRDR from the coding sequence ATGTCTTTCATCAAACTTTCACGGTTCTTCCTGCCCCTTTCAGGCCTTCTGGTCCTGGCGTCTATTGTGGTCTTCATCTATCCGGGCCCCAATGTCAGCATTGAATTCACCGGAGGCACACTGATGGAAATCGGTCTGCCGGAAGGAAAAACACAGCAGGATCTTGAAACAGCCATCCGCTCTTTCCAGGTAGAGGGTGAATCCTTGGATGCACACTTCTCCCGGACCAAGACCGGTACATGGTTTGTAAAGACCGAAACATTGACCAATGAACAGCACACCGAGCTTCTCACCCATGTGGAAAGCGCCATTGGCGATGTGCAGGAGCTGCAGTACACCACCATTGGCCCGACCGTTGGTGCCAACCTGAAGCAGCGCGCTTTCTGGGCACTGTTGATCGCGAGCCTTGCGATCATGGCCTTCGTCGCGTTCTCCTTCCGCGCAGTCCCCCGCAGCCTGAACCCATGGACATTCGGTCTCGCAACTATTCTGGCTCTCATGCATGACATTATTATCCTGCTCGGTGTCTTCACCGTGCTGAGTTACGTCACGACCTTCCAGGTCGACACTCTGTTTGTGACAGCACTCCTGAGCATCATGGGTCACTCTGTGTCCGATACGATCGTGATCTTCGACCGTATCCGTGAAACGCTTACAGGAAGCGACAAGCACGCAAAACTCGCAGACGTTGCAGACAAGGCTCTCTGGGCCTGTATCAGCCGCACGTTCAACACAGGATTCGGACTGCTCATCATGCTCTTCGCTCTCTTTATCTTCGGATCTGAATCCATCCGCTGGTTCATGCTGGCACTCATTATCGGAAGTATTGTCGGTATGTACTCCTCGTACTTCGTCGCCACCCCGATTCTCGTCTTCCTCAGAAAGCGCGATCGGTAA
- the tig gene encoding trigger factor: MSAQNISVERLPKSRVVCTASFTKEEQTAAEEHALSHLASNVNIKGFRVGHAPADMVRNRIPKDQLLEETVRELVRTALPAIIDEHKILPVIPPKIEIVTAEPLSVKITFVERPVVKVKNIDTLKIEKKTIKADEKDVNRVVESVLNDHRTSTEVERAATENDRLMLNFHATNDQGTEITGMRAEGYDALIGSNTLLPGFEEQLKGLKKGDSKSFTLTLPEKFQEESLRGKQATFHVTVTKVEETKLPELNDTFAKEKLNAPSAAEFRSIVEKSITMQEEQFDRMRRERELMDEIRKRTDVEIADELLDEEMRGLIDEWSQQLERQNMTIADALKKEGKTVEQAEADLKKQAEDRWKLRLGMAKLIEEKGVTVTDEEVAASGDNFISGLPEEQKVQARKEFDSHGNLYEELRWRALVEKVMEGLLA; the protein is encoded by the coding sequence ATGTCAGCTCAGAACATTTCTGTTGAACGTCTGCCAAAATCCCGCGTCGTCTGCACTGCGTCTTTCACCAAGGAAGAACAGACCGCTGCTGAGGAACATGCACTCTCACACCTGGCATCGAACGTGAATATCAAAGGATTCCGCGTCGGACATGCTCCGGCAGATATGGTCAGAAACCGCATTCCGAAGGATCAACTGCTTGAGGAAACAGTCCGCGAACTCGTCCGCACCGCTCTTCCCGCTATTATTGATGAGCACAAGATTCTGCCCGTCATCCCTCCGAAAATCGAGATTGTAACCGCAGAGCCGCTCAGCGTGAAAATCACATTTGTGGAGCGTCCGGTTGTGAAGGTAAAGAATATCGACACGCTGAAGATTGAGAAGAAGACCATCAAGGCTGATGAAAAAGATGTCAACCGCGTCGTGGAATCCGTCCTGAACGATCACCGCACATCGACCGAAGTGGAGCGTGCCGCGACTGAGAATGACCGCCTGATGCTCAATTTCCATGCAACGAACGATCAGGGAACAGAGATTACCGGCATGCGTGCAGAAGGATATGACGCACTGATTGGATCCAATACCCTGCTGCCCGGCTTTGAAGAGCAGCTCAAGGGACTGAAGAAAGGAGATTCAAAATCTTTCACGCTCACACTCCCGGAAAAATTCCAGGAAGAAAGTCTCCGCGGCAAACAGGCAACGTTCCACGTGACCGTCACCAAAGTGGAAGAGACAAAGCTCCCTGAACTGAACGACACGTTTGCCAAAGAGAAACTGAACGCGCCCTCCGCAGCCGAGTTCCGCTCGATTGTCGAAAAGTCGATCACGATGCAGGAAGAGCAGTTTGACCGCATGCGCCGCGAACGCGAACTGATGGACGAAATCCGCAAGCGCACCGATGTTGAGATTGCCGACGAACTGCTCGACGAAGAAATGCGCGGACTGATTGATGAATGGAGCCAGCAACTCGAGCGCCAGAATATGACGATTGCCGATGCGCTCAAGAAAGAAGGCAAGACGGTGGAGCAGGCAGAAGCAGACCTGAAAAAGCAGGCCGAAGACCGCTGGAAACTGCGCCTCGGCATGGCAAAACTGATTGAAGAAAAAGGTGTCACTGTCACCGACGAAGAAGTCGCTGCAAGCGGTGACAACTTCATCAGCGGCCTCCCCGAAGAACAGAAAGTCCAGGCACGTAAAGAATTCGACAGTCACGGCAACCTCTATGAAGAACTGCGCTGGAGAGCACTCGTGGAAAAAGTGATGGAGGGATTACTGGCGTAA